The proteins below are encoded in one region of Pseudomonadota bacterium:
- the rpsU gene encoding 30S ribosomal protein S21: MPAVIVREGESFESALKRFKKQCEKTGILSEIKKREHYEKPSVRKKKKMLAAKKRALKKLKRVMDKGLY, encoded by the coding sequence ATGCCAGCAGTTATTGTAAGAGAAGGAGAGTCTTTCGAAAGCGCCCTTAAGAGATTTAAAAAACAGTGTGAAAAAACAGGGATATTATCTGAAATAAAGAAAAGAGAACATTACGAAAAACCAAGCGTAAGAAAGAAGAAGAAAATGCTTGCTGCAAAGAAAAGAGCATTAAAAAAGCTTAAGAGAGTAATGGACAAAGGTCTTTATTAA
- a CDS encoding GatB/YqeY domain-containing protein, protein MEFRAKIEDGLKQFLKQRDTVRLSIYRMLLAAIKNKEVEKLRALTEDEFYGIVKTSVKQHIESIESFRKGNRQDLIDKEEKELEILKGFLPAALSDEELSTEIEEAIKIVEAKNQKDMGKVIRHLMEKYPGRIDGKALSGMVLKRLSSL, encoded by the coding sequence ATGGAATTCAGAGCAAAAATTGAAGATGGTCTTAAGCAATTCTTAAAGCAAAGAGACACTGTAAGACTATCGATTTACCGTATGCTTCTTGCTGCCATCAAGAACAAAGAAGTTGAAAAGCTTAGGGCTCTGACAGAAGACGAATTCTACGGTATTGTAAAAACATCGGTAAAGCAACACATTGAATCAATAGAAAGCTTCAGAAAAGGGAACAGGCAGGATCTCATAGATAAAGAAGAAAAAGAGCTTGAGATTTTGAAAGGGTTTCTGCCTGCTGCCTTGTCAGACGAAGAACTTTCAACAGAGATTGAGGAAGCAATAAAGATCGTGGAAGCAAAAAACCAGAAGGATATGGGAAAGGTTATAAGACACCTTATGGAAAAGTATCCTGGAAGAATCGACGGAAAGGCGTTAAGCGGAATGGTGCTTAAAAGACTGTCTTCACTATAA
- a CDS encoding Smr/MutS family protein — protein MVDKTLSYLDYLKLLDLFKQYSATPYAADLISSLRPLGAIEEIKLRQSRIEDIIEVIKWDGNVPLSDIPDIRDVLKRTFIKDSILDTGEFLMMSTFLRACDNIARFLKKAHVKGQYIETILENVNPFPHILSKILKTINPDGFIEDTATYELSKIRADLFLFRGKIKKQLERIMERETVNPVLQDFYVSIRNGRYIIPLKPNFNQFLQGIVHDYSHTLKTSFVEPVECVEINNSINMLEKEEKEEEKRVLKELTEYIRNYAGELKTDLDAVAELDLYHSIALFSMKFDCIKPEVGPDEYIDIKNAMNPFIAISKKDRTIPIDIFMDTGKKAMVISGPNAGGKTVALKTIGLLSLMAQTGLFIPASGRPRIPVFKNVFAIIGDEQDISMELSSFTAHMTTIKEIYEHAVGGELILIDEIGGNTEPQEASALSMGVIDAFVEKGCRVVVTTHLNLLKAYGYTNPFAINAATAFDMEKMKPLYKLTYGMAGYSNAISVAININVPERIIEKSYEYLGTQEHMLNELVSALENARKKADEELAELKNTKEELKKRLALVRGKKDEIIKTFEEKYNLRLLELEIELEEIKKEIAKNEKMSIKISKERLTALRNKYVKNPIKKPDDIKIGDYVFVNSMGGSGYVTDIDKGGDMYEVVIGNLRTKVNKFLVSKTLKTKTFKPVRKEAEVIINVQDIEISELNLMGLRVEDALEELDRFIDKAVVRGTSKAKIIHGIGTGRLMNAVKNRLLETKYIKNIERDERNAGITLVELL, from the coding sequence ATGGTTGATAAAACACTATCATACCTCGATTATCTAAAACTCCTTGATTTATTTAAACAATATTCGGCAACACCCTATGCTGCCGATTTAATATCATCGCTAAGACCTCTTGGCGCCATCGAAGAAATAAAACTCAGACAGAGCAGGATTGAAGACATTATTGAGGTTATAAAGTGGGACGGGAATGTCCCCTTGTCCGATATTCCCGATATCAGGGATGTTTTGAAGAGGACTTTTATAAAAGACTCAATCCTTGATACAGGCGAATTTTTGATGATGTCAACCTTTTTGAGGGCTTGCGACAACATTGCCAGGTTTTTAAAAAAGGCGCACGTTAAAGGGCAATATATAGAAACAATTCTGGAAAATGTTAATCCATTTCCTCACATCCTTTCTAAAATACTAAAAACCATCAACCCTGACGGATTTATTGAAGACACTGCGACCTATGAATTATCCAAGATTAGAGCAGACCTGTTCTTATTCAGGGGAAAAATAAAAAAGCAGCTCGAAAGAATCATGGAAAGAGAAACGGTAAATCCCGTACTTCAGGATTTTTATGTGTCCATTCGAAACGGGAGATATATTATACCCTTAAAACCCAATTTCAATCAGTTTCTGCAAGGCATAGTCCATGACTATTCCCATACATTGAAGACATCCTTTGTTGAGCCCGTTGAATGTGTAGAGATAAACAACAGCATAAATATGCTTGAGAAAGAGGAAAAGGAAGAGGAAAAAAGGGTTTTAAAAGAGCTGACCGAATATATCCGAAACTATGCCGGTGAGCTGAAAACAGACCTCGACGCCGTTGCAGAACTCGACCTTTACCATTCCATTGCTTTATTCAGTATGAAGTTTGACTGCATAAAACCGGAAGTTGGTCCCGATGAATACATCGATATAAAAAACGCTATGAACCCCTTCATAGCAATATCAAAAAAAGACCGGACGATTCCTATAGACATATTTATGGATACGGGCAAGAAAGCAATGGTGATAAGCGGTCCAAACGCCGGAGGAAAAACAGTTGCTTTAAAAACAATCGGGCTTTTATCCCTCATGGCACAGACGGGTTTATTCATCCCGGCATCCGGAAGGCCAAGGATCCCTGTTTTTAAAAATGTTTTTGCGATTATCGGGGATGAGCAGGATATCTCGATGGAGCTTTCCAGCTTTACTGCCCATATGACGACCATAAAAGAAATATACGAGCATGCCGTTGGAGGAGAGCTTATCCTGATTGATGAAATCGGAGGCAATACAGAGCCTCAGGAGGCCTCTGCCCTTTCAATGGGCGTCATCGATGCCTTTGTTGAAAAAGGGTGCAGGGTAGTCGTAACAACTCACCTGAATCTTCTAAAGGCCTATGGCTATACAAACCCCTTTGCCATCAATGCGGCTACGGCTTTTGATATGGAAAAGATGAAACCACTCTACAAATTAACCTATGGAATGGCAGGCTACAGCAATGCAATCAGTGTCGCAATAAATATTAATGTCCCGGAAAGGATCATCGAGAAAAGCTATGAATATCTGGGAACACAGGAGCATATGCTCAATGAGCTTGTAAGCGCATTGGAAAATGCGAGGAAAAAGGCAGATGAGGAACTTGCGGAACTTAAAAACACAAAAGAAGAATTAAAAAAGAGACTTGCCCTGGTAAGGGGGAAGAAAGATGAAATTATTAAAACATTTGAAGAAAAATACAACCTCAGGTTATTGGAATTGGAAATAGAATTGGAAGAGATAAAAAAAGAGATTGCAAAAAATGAAAAAATGTCTATAAAGATAAGTAAGGAAAGATTAACAGCTTTAAGAAACAAATATGTTAAAAATCCGATAAAAAAACCTGATGATATTAAGATCGGTGATTACGTATTTGTTAATAGTATGGGGGGAAGCGGTTATGTTACAGATATTGATAAGGGGGGGGATATGTATGAGGTTGTGATAGGGAACCTCAGAACAAAAGTCAACAAATTTCTTGTCAGTAAAACCTTAAAAACAAAAACATTCAAACCGGTCAGGAAAGAAGCTGAGGTTATCATAAACGTTCAGGACATTGAAATATCTGAGTTGAACCTCATGGGATTGAGAGTCGAGGATGCATTGGAAGAGCTTGACAGATTTATAGACAAAGCCGTTGTCCGGGGCACATCAAAAGCCAAGATTATTCACGGAATAGGAACGGGCAGGCTGATGAATGCAGTAAAAAACCGTCTGCTTGAAACAAAATACATAAAAAATATTGAAAGAGACGAAAGGAACGCAGGGATAACATTGGTAGAACTTTTATGA